In Pleurocapsa sp. PCC 7319, the following are encoded in one genomic region:
- a CDS encoding SulP family inorganic anion transporter — protein sequence MQLFKLKEWTGNIRGDLLAGILVALALIPEAISFSIIAGVDPKVGLYASFIIAIVTAIFGGRPGMISAATAATALLMTHLVTDYDNGLQYLLAASILAGILQLFWGVIKIAKQLKFVSRAVMIGFVNALAILIFTAQLPELSLDNPTWITVYAMVAGALAIIYLLPRFTTVIPSPLIAIIIITIISVVTNSGVPTVGDRGELPSTLPGFGIPEVPFNFETLQIIFPYAIAISLVGLLESFLTANVVDDLTDTPSNKNKEALAQGIANFVSGLFGGMAGCAMIGQSVINIKSGGRTRLSTLSAGVFLLLFMLFLGTQVEKIPMAALVAIMIMVSIGTFNWSSMRQIRKIPRSETAVMVTTVVMTIFSHNLAIGVLSGVTLNALLFSRKIAQLVFVDSVIDSQGEKRVYSVAGQIFFVSVNQFLQAFDFKEDVELVKIDLTHAHLWDQSAIAALDKVVINFRRNGADVEVVGLNKASATLVDKLAVHDKLDSFEDLASH from the coding sequence TGCTTCGTTCATTATTGCGATCGTTACCGCTATTTTTGGTGGTCGCCCAGGGATGATTTCGGCAGCAACTGCGGCCACGGCTTTGTTGATGACTCATTTGGTAACAGATTATGACAATGGGTTGCAGTATCTCTTAGCAGCTTCAATTTTGGCGGGGATTCTCCAGTTATTTTGGGGAGTAATTAAAATTGCTAAACAACTTAAGTTTGTTTCCCGTGCAGTGATGATCGGCTTTGTTAATGCTCTGGCGATTTTAATCTTTACAGCACAGTTACCTGAATTGAGTTTGGATAATCCGACTTGGATCACAGTTTACGCTATGGTGGCAGGTGCTTTAGCAATCATTTATTTATTACCTCGTTTCACTACCGTCATCCCTTCTCCTTTAATCGCAATTATCATCATTACCATTATTTCTGTTGTTACGAATAGTGGTGTCCCAACTGTAGGAGATCGGGGGGAATTACCAAGTACTTTACCTGGCTTTGGCATCCCCGAAGTTCCTTTCAATTTTGAAACCTTACAAATTATTTTTCCCTATGCGATCGCTATTTCCTTAGTTGGTTTATTAGAATCATTTCTGACGGCTAATGTGGTAGACGATCTGACCGATACTCCCAGTAATAAAAATAAAGAAGCTCTCGCTCAAGGAATCGCCAATTTTGTGAGTGGTTTATTTGGTGGTATGGCTGGTTGTGCCATGATCGGACAGTCGGTAATTAACATAAAATCTGGTGGACGAACTCGCCTCTCTACCCTAAGTGCAGGGGTTTTCTTATTGTTATTTATGCTGTTTTTGGGGACACAAGTGGAAAAAATCCCCATGGCAGCGTTGGTAGCAATCATGATTATGGTTTCTATTGGGACATTTAACTGGTCTTCTATGAGGCAAATTCGCAAAATTCCCCGGAGCGAAACTGCTGTCATGGTTACTACCGTAGTCATGACCATCTTTTCTCATAACTTGGCAATTGGCGTTTTAAGTGGAGTAACCTTAAATGCCCTGTTATTTTCTCGCAAAATTGCGCAACTTGTATTTGTTGATAGTGTTATCGACTCTCAGGGAGAGAAGCGCGTGTATAGCGTTGCTGGTCAGATATTTTTTGTTTCGGTTAATCAATTTCTCCAAGCCTTTGACTTTAAAGAAGATGTAGAATTAGTCAAAATCGATCTTACTCATGCTCATTTATGGGATCAGTCGGCGATCGCAGCACTGGACAAAGTAGTCATTAATTTCCGTCGTAATGGTGCAGATGTTGAAGTAGTTGGATTAAATAAAGCTAGTGCTACCCTGGTGGATAAATTAGCCGTCCACGACAAACTAGATTCTTTTGAGGATTTAGCTAGTCATTAA